The following DNA comes from Lates calcarifer isolate ASB-BC8 linkage group LG2, TLL_Latcal_v3, whole genome shotgun sequence.
AAAGAGTTCACCTTTTTGGACAAGGTTGTGTTGGTGAGCTTCTTTCTTTTGCAAAGTTTCTTGATAGAGTTCAACACTTCCTCTGTCTTTAAAGAATATATAATAGGATTGAGCAAAGCTGGTATGGTGTGTGTCAAAGAGGAGTTTATGATTCTGGCATTAGGATGGATGTAGGAGACCACTGCAGCAATGTTGGTGCCCACAAGTGGTAGAAAGAAAATAGCCACGAGGATCAGGTGAGAAGTACAAGTTTTCATTGCTCTGAGTCGTTCCTCTGCTGAAGCAATCCTGCTCAGTGCTATGGAAATGCAAACGTACGTCAAAGCTATCAATATAAGAGGAATACAGAGTAGTGTAATGAAAGCAATCCATGCCATTATGTTATTTAAAGATGTGTCATTACAGGCAAGAAGATATACAGGTGAATGATCACAGTAAAAGCTTTTTATCACCACAGATCCACAGAAGGAGAGGCGAGTAATGAGTCCAACACTAAATCCTACTAGACTCGATAAAAAAACCCACGAAAACAACAGCATTGCAGCAATAGCTGGTTTAGTCACAATACTATGGTACCGTAAAGGAAAGCAAATTGCTATGAATCTGTCATATGCCATAGTGACAAGTGTCCATGACTGCATACTtgcaaagaacaaaacaaagaacatataACTTAAGCAAACCTCATAGACAATGTATCTcctgtcaaacaaaaatgtgtccAAGAGTTTTGGGATGAGAGCGGTGCTCCCACACAAATCTATCACAGCCAGGTTGAACACAATCATGTATTTGGGCGTATGAAGAGTCTTGACCAGGTAGATAACTGAGAGAAGGAGGCCATTCCCAACAACAGTCACAATatagacaaaacacagaaagacatAGTAATACTTAACATGAGGGATGTTGGAAAACCCGCTGAGATAGAATTTTGCTGGACGAACAAATGTGACATTAAATACGGCGGCAGCTTTCTTTTCTGGTCCCATTATAAATATCTGTTTCCCTAtaagagaaaataacagaatataTAATAAGGGATGACACAGTTACTTAATAGGAACTCTCAAAACCAAACTCACCTCAGACAACATCAAGCATGCAGTGCACCAAAGTGAGCTGTCTGTGACAGAGCAGTCATTTATATTCTATCCCTGTAGAAGTGCAGGTGACTGTGTCACATTCTCATGaattaaatattgatttattCCAGTGTGTAACCGTCTCATAGTTTATGTCATCAATATGCTGGTGCAATTGATACTGACTTCAGGACACTGAATAACCTGTTAAGGGCACAGTGTagacaaacaggacaaaatcaCAATACCCACCAGAAATTATCAACCAGAACTGGTTACTTTTAAAATAGGATTATAAAAAAATTACACCATTAAAATCTCTGAAGTCTCTTTGAGGGACATTGGAAGACCCACTGAGATAGAAATTTGAAGTGTGAAAAAAGTAATATGTGTAATATAGTCTCCCCTGGGCCCACTatcaatctatctatctgtttccctaaaattaaaaaggcaaaattaaaagagaaaaaaactcatAATAAGGGATCCCTATATAGTTAGTTCCCTAAAGAGAGTGCGCCAATCTGCCACTTTGACCTACCAGTGGTCCAATTTCACACTTAAATTGACACTCCAAAGTTGCTTATGGAATTAATATTGATTAGTGGCAGATTATATTACCTTTTCGTCATTTTAATTGGTGAAAGCCAGGGCTAGTGCCGGCtaaaaatgagaagctgctAGCCTACGAAAATGTAAACTGCAGGAAGACATTGCTATGGCTGACTCACAGGTTAGCAAGCTCCTCATTCCTTCATTAGCCACATGCAGACATCTATAGAGAGGCTCCTAGTACCACTAGTGTTAAAAACCCAAGTTCTCACATGAGCACTGAAAGACTGaatgtaaatttaatatttcaattcaattcaattcagttttatttatatagcgccaagtcacaacagaagttatctcaaggcactcTTCATATAGTCCAGGTCTAGACTGtacatagcataatgcagattccatgtaaatatgaaaaatgataTCAATAATACAATAAGTAATAATGGTAATGACGAGTAAAGTAGTAGTTAcaatagtagcagtaatactagaagcagtatTAATAATTACAATTATAATAACAGCAGACACTGAGCGGGGTTATAGGAGCAGGAAGAGGCTTCCAAGTATAATTCAGTTCAGGTTTCAACATGCTGCCCCATCTAAGTGTATGTATGCTGTGTGTGCTTACCAGTGTTAAATTAAGTTGTGATAAGGATTTACACTACCTTCTACAAAAAAGCTCTGCATTTAGTTACCCCTACTTGAGAGGGTAACTACATACAGAAATAACAGTAAGTTTACCTAAGATTTTAGAGAATTAAATGCTGTTAAATGAAAGGTTTGGCCTATTTTGAtagagagaaatattttcagGTCACTATGTTTTGATCTCCCTGCCTTAGTGACCTTATCATGTTCAAGTTGTTCTGTCTTACTTTCTTCTGATAAAGAACATTTTGATTTATAATTTGAAATTGTTGGTAGGTAGATAGATTACAGATAAAAGGTCTTTTGTACAGATTTTggaacaaaaaacatttttaaatcagatttgaTAAACTCTAGACAACATATTTTTATCCAGTCTTAACCTGTTAACAACTTTAACCAGttatcaaacaataaaaacacatgtaataTCTTCATAGATTATTTAATATTCCATTGTAGTACCATCACAGTGATATGTATGAGCAAACAAACTACtatggaaaagaaagaaacatacTATTGGAGATAGTCTCATCATCATAACAAATTACACCTTGATCACAATAAATTACTGTGCACATACATTATATGAAAATCATGTATCTACCCATGGtttgttgtttatattttatctgATTAGTTTCAACTGTATTCATTCTGTAAGAGCAAAAACAATGCAATTAATACACTTTGAACATattaacaaatgacaaaaacaagaaaaacattcattctTTTTGTTTGAATGGTGGTGATGCAAAATTTGAAATTACTGTCAATAACTAAATCTGCTGTACAGAACAAAAGGTGAAAgctaaatatgttttgttgcGATTTTGGATTGGCTTTTGACTTTAAACAACTTTTTCAAAGATTCTTTGATTTCTTGTGTCTGCAGAACATAGATGACTGGGTTCAACATGGGAGGaatgacagaggtcagagacagGTTTATGATCCTGGCATTTGGATGTATTTTTGCACTCAGAGTATATGTGACTAATATTGGAATGAAATAGATTGCCACTAATGACAGGTGACCTGTACAGGTTTTAAAGGCCCTAACTCTTTCCTGAATTGTGGAAACTTTTCGACAAAGCATAGGCAATACAGCAGTAAGTTGCCAAGATAAATGCTAGAGGAAGCCAAAGAATAAGAATTGGTGACAAACCACCCATTGCACGGCTGGGGGTGACATCATTGCAGCCAAGTCGGTATATTGGGCCATGGTCGCAGAAATAGCTGTTAATAACCACAGAATTACAGAAAGAAAGTCTTGTCAGTAGGCCGACTGAAATAAGTGTAACAGTAATGACAAAGACCCAGAAAGAAGcaatcaaagaaaacatgaaccTGTGAGTCACTTTCACTTGATAGTGCAGTGGAAAGATAATAGCTATTAGTCTGTCATAGGAGAGTGCAACCAGATTAAGAGCCTGCATTGAAAGACAGCTGtagcagaaaaacatgtatgTCAAGCAGTCGTTGTAGGGGATGTAGTGATGGTTAAACAGAAAGGTGTCAATAACCTTTGGCACCAGAGCAGAGCTACCAAACAGGTCTGTAAAGGCAAGGTTAAAAATTGCAATATATTTAGGAGTTCTCAGATTATGATCCAAAATTATAAGAgtcatcactgctgtgtttcCCACCACTGaaacaatgtaaataaaaaagagaaagacatagTAAAACTTGATGTTAGGTATGCCAGTAAATCCACTTATTATGAAATATGCAGGACGCACAAAGGTGATGTTTCTTCCGAGCCCAGAGTTGAAAAACTCCATTTGAAGACTTTCTCTCAATCTGCTGTTTTCAGCACAGTGATTCATGTAGAGATTTGTTCCACTCTGTAAAGTAGACAGAGGCTTCTCAAgctcctcaccctctctctcactctctctctctcactctctgacaGAGCTGTGTCAAGCTTCAGTGGTCTAGTGACGAGTGGCTGGTAAGACAAGCGGTGCTCTTTGGTGTTTCTGTCAGTTATAGcacactgtctgttttttgatgtcttttgtacattttctcttGGGTCAGTCCCCCACATGGGGCCAACGGTTGCTACTGATAATACTTTACTACTATAGTAAAGTATCTGCAAAATTAGCATTGATGAATCAGTTATGATTTTTAATCTTATATTGACTGacaaactatatatatatatatatatatatatatatatatatatatatatagagagagagagagagagagagagagagagaagggaagagaagaTGGAAGGTGGACTACTAATCACAGCCTAGCCTATTGCACACAATATGGAGAGCCCATAACACAAAGCCCACTGCACGCAGCGTGTCTCTAAGCTATTTATTACTTAGTAGGAATGCtgatttgtcacttttttttacaCGACCCGCCCGAACCTGTCCTATTTTCTAGTAAACTTACCCTAACTCCTCTGACCTGAACGTTAACCCACATATCAGCAGCAGGTTAGAGGGTTAACAGCATCAGCATCCTCTCTACATAGATATAGAGAGGATGCTCCGTCTTGAAAATGTTATCGCAATGAAAGATTTGTTTCATCATTGACTTCAGGCATACAAACTCCAGTGAATAGACTTTATATTGAGAGGCACAAACCATttaatgacaattaaaaaaaacagatacacaaTAGACTGGATACTCCATGTAGGT
Coding sequences within:
- the LOC108897651 gene encoding olfactory receptor 1-like; this translates as MGPEKKAAAVFNVTFVRPAKFYLSGFSNIPHVKYYYVFLCFVYIVTVVGNGLLLSVIYLVKTLHTPKYMIVFNLAVIDLCGSTALIPKLLDTFLFDRRYIVYEVCLSYMFFVLFFASMQSWTLVTMAYDRFIAICFPLRYHSIVTKPAIAAMLLFSWVFLSSLVGFSVGLITRLSFCGSVVIKSFYCDHSPVYLLACNDTSLNNIMAWIAFITLLCIPLILIALTYVCISIALSRIASAEERLRAMKTCTSHLILVAIFFLPLVGTNIAAVVSYIHPNARIINSSLTHTIPALLNPIIYSLKTEEVLNSIKKLCKRKKLTNTTLSKKVNSLSQLH
- the LOC108897709 gene encoding olfactory receptor 6C2-like; translated protein: MNHCAENSRLRESLQMEFFNSGLGRNITFVRPAYFIISGFTGIPNIKFYYVFLFFIYIVSVVGNTAVMTLIILDHNLRTPKYIAIFNLAFTDLFGSSALVPKVIDTFLFNHHYIPYNDCLTYMFFCYSCLSMQALNLVALSYDRLIAIIFPLHYQVKVTHRFMFSLIASFWVFVITVTLISVGLLTRLSFCNSVVINSYFCDHGPIYRLGCNDVTPSRAMGGLSPILILWLPLAFILATYCCIAYALSKSFHNSGKS